One genomic segment of Amycolatopsis sp. Hca4 includes these proteins:
- a CDS encoding YciI family protein, which produces MRYLLTLHMNPTTWATLTDDQKNAVYAGHGDFIKLITESGEMVGTKALAEPGETTTVQVKNGVAQTRTGAFVEAEAFLCGYYVVDVESEARAVELAAKIPDAQYTAVEVRKVVHEG; this is translated from the coding sequence GTGCGTTACCTCCTTACCCTCCACATGAACCCGACCACCTGGGCCACCCTCACCGACGACCAGAAGAACGCCGTCTACGCCGGGCACGGGGACTTCATCAAGCTCATCACCGAGTCCGGTGAGATGGTCGGGACCAAGGCACTCGCCGAACCCGGCGAAACCACGACCGTCCAGGTCAAGAACGGTGTGGCGCAGACCAGGACCGGCGCCTTCGTCGAAGCCGAAGCCTTCCTCTGCGGCTACTACGTCGTCGACGTCGAGAGCGAGGCGCGGGCCGTCGAGCTGGCCGCGAAGATCCCGGATGCCCAGTACACCGCCGTCGAGGTGCGGAAGGTCGTCCACGAAGGTTGA